Genomic DNA from Telopea speciosissima isolate NSW1024214 ecotype Mountain lineage chromosome 2, Tspe_v1, whole genome shotgun sequence:
GGCCTTGTTCAGTCTCTCACCATAGCTGAATCTCACAGCACAAagcaacaaatttttttcaaaactcCCAATTGTGGGGGCTGTAGTGCAGCCTCTATTTTATTGATGGGGAAATGATCCACACGACGCCAGCATCTGGACCCGACCCTTTTgcacgccccccccccccttttgaaATTCCCATATACCCCCTATTATCAGGGTTTCCCATAATACCCCTCCCTCCAATGCCTAAAACTGCACACGGGTGTCGGatggaaccctctccctttacTGATAATCTCAAAGTAAACCTCCCTTGTGTGGAGGACAGAAGATCCCTTACAAAATACAgcccaataaaaatagaaactaatctaGCTTGCTtcctaatttcatttttttttatatatattttttctttggggagggggttggggggaactggggaggggggaaggtaaCAGctaggagactcgaactcgtgatgaagcgcaccacagctcaccaactgcgCTAGGCAGCTGTTGTTTGCTTCCTAAGTTCTGGTtacactaaaatagaaactaaataactGCTTAGAAATATAGAAACAAAGATTAAAAGATCTCCTTGAAGCCTCCCACACAAGTCATTAAAAGAGTCTCTTAATGGGCCCAAACCAGGCCCATTAGTTTGGCCTAAAACTCCAACCATCAGGCCTTATAATGCAGGTCATGCTGGCCCATATGAAGGCCAACAGGGGGCTGGCTCGATAGGAGCAGGCCTGGCCAGCTGTGTCTggatcttcctcctcttcaagCCCCATCGTCCTGCATCATATGTTTTAGAGGAATAGAGTTTAACATGTTGTCCTTCTTCCATTCCACTCCCCAGAACCCATTGGACATATAATCCCCTTATTAGTTCAATATTGAACATCAGCTACTCCTGTCAAATCATAACATTTAGGTGACGAAATGAAGTAAATGTAAGACTTGGATATTGTTCATAATCCAAATTGGATATTTGTGTGCATCCATTTATTCTGATTCAGttattagatttttttaatctattatTATTAGAAGGTAGAAAATTGAACCATATTACTTGGATGTAGGACTAGTAAGAACTAGGGTTGACAGAAGTTAAATACAAAGGCTGGGGACAAACTTTTCATATTCAGAGTCATCTGATGTAATAAAGGCTGAATTGTCATTTCGTCAATTTGAAAGATGAGATTTTTACAACCCATTAATAAATCTTACATTGGATAAGTAGTTTCCTCAGCCCATCTTAACATGTTCTTCTGTTTACTGTGTCCGTTTCACTATTGCACTGCCTTTAGGCCActcgccccccccccctactGTAGGAGATGAGGCAAGGCAGCTCTGTCATTATCAGGTAGATAGTTTGGTTAAAAGCTATTGATTATCATCAGAACCTCATCAGCCATTTTTATAACCCATGAGATGGTAACCCTGCATTCAGTTAGAACCTGGTTTGAAAGACATGGCTTGAATGGCCCCCCTAAACTGGGCAAAGTTGGGGGCTTTGACTGAACACTTTCATTGTTATCTCATAGAAGAACTCACAGACTAAATAAGGTGAAATGATTGAAAGTCGACCAGAAATTGGACCTAGTTTCTCAGACCATGAATAATTGAGGTTGGGAGTCCATGATGAACCCAGAATCCAATCACAACGGTACATCACCATTGGTGAAGAGAAAATCACGCTGGTGAAGGGAATACTTAATCCTAAGAAATTAACTGAACAACTCAAGCAAGATCTTTGTGAAGTAGGCAGGGTTACTAACTGAACAAAACACCCCAACGTACATACACATGGGCTTTCaaagtttttgttttattatttttttcacattttaatcTCACTTGTAAATTGAGATGGCTGATTCATAGAGTTTGTAGCCTACAAGTTTGTCCTGCCAGCATTCCTCTCATTGTGAATAATATGCCATTAAGCTCTCTACGAATcttatttgtaatttttgtttccaCTGCAATATTCAAAATATTCCGTGCTGGTACTTGAAGTGAAACACGCTTTACTGAATTTTTAAGGTGGAAAATGATATGGTGAACCCACCGTGGCATGCAATTTCATGAACTCCGGGTGGAATAACTTTTTCTTGGAATCAAAGAACTGCAGCTTGACGTAGCtgtgtcttttttttctttggagaaAGTTTTACCATGGTGCAGGAAAAACTACTGCTATCAATGGCTGTCAATGTTTGCTCCCCCTACTTATGAATGGTCGATAACACCTCCATTATTCCCCTGTACCTTATGGAGACCATCCAAGTCCATCGGTCAAGGGATTCTCCCTTAACCTTGGGTGTGGGAAATCTCAGTCCTTCTAATGTCTTATGAAGATGTCATGCCACAGTGGATAGTAgaattccttttgttttagttATTGTTAAAGGAAGGTGGATGTAGTTTGGCCTATTTGCTTTGAAAGACAACTCAGGCTTCATTTTTCTGCAATGTTGCAAATTGATTGGGGCTTAAATTTCACTAGGGTAAGGTCCACCCTTTCCTCATCATCTATTAATTTGGGCCCAAATGAACCctgccacatgtcaaattaaGTGGacaaaaaatgggaagaaaaaaaaaagttgttctATTGACCTTAGCACAATGGCCTGTTTCATTTAGCCACATTGCAGATGATGTGGTAAGTTGCAACCATTTGATCATGTCAACTTTGAAAGTCCAACTCAGCCATATGACCTTTCTTTTAGTGGTCAATTTTCCATTAATTTTCAACAGTTCATCATTGGAATGCATATTTGTCTTTTGACTTGTTAGTTATATGCCAAATCTATAGATACATGGATTTTTcaacattttattttatcttgccATATGAGTATTATATGAGCATATGACCAACTTTGATGGTCATATACTTCAGGTTATGTTTTgatgccaagaaaaggaaaaattcaagaaaaaaaaatgaatttgagatgaaagaTACACACTTAAATCATCTATTGCATCAATatgatttttgtctcattatgttttctcttctcttctctttttttttcttttcttggcatccaaacatagcctaataAGAACTTGAGGTCTTTTTGCGCACAAAATTGAATCCTGATACAACCTGCCTCATGGCACAATTAGGTGTTGCAATCCATAGATTCCAGGGTGGTCATGACTCGGGACTCGTGACAAgtaagaatgaaaaaaagaattttgGGACTTCTAACCCTTAGTCAGCAGTTTTCTAGCTAGGATGCCCTTGACCAGTTCGATATATAAAAATTAGGGTTGGCAGTTCATCCTAATTTCCCACTTTATGCAGCGAGGAAACCTTGCCCGTTTAGCTGAACGGGGAAGGTAACTAGGTAAGCCAAATTTAGAGGGTGCAAGTATGGCCGAGTAATTCCATGCCAATCAGAAGCCCACTTAAAATTTTCAGCGACTGGGGTCTGTCTTGTGCTGAAACCTTGGATTGAGCCCCGGCccatatatacatacatacgcACACGTATATTTGTAAGGCCAAATCCAGCCTTCCCTATGCCCTATTAGGCTGGGCTTTGGCTGAGATATCTTAACCTAACCTGGGGTCGTGTGCTTAGGCTAAACCCTAACAACACCTGGCTGGGCTTGGGTAGGCTTGTCAACCAGTACGGTTTCGGTAATACGGTACGGTACAaaaaataggtacccaataccgataccgtatcgtACCGTTTAGGAACCCTATTTTCAATACCGTAACTGTACCGCTACGGTACAGTTTCGGTATGGTATGAAAGCGATATATAAAATGGTATGTATACGGTACGGTACGAAAATGGTATATATATGGTACAAAAAACGGTATAAATTCGATTTTTATAAATGATATGTATATGAAAACGGTATATATACGGTACGAAAATGGTATGCATACGGTACGAAAACGGTACGGTTTCATTTGTGCATGTTTACACCCCAAAACGGTACGGTTATGGTACAAATTCAGTAAAACGGTACAATTTCGGTACATACCGACGGTATGACTGTAAAAACCGTTACCGTACCGTACCGTGGTCAATACCGTTTGaccataccgtaccgtaccCTTTTTGCAAAGGTGCAGTTTGGTATGGTTTTACGCGGGCGGTTTTGGTTTCGGTATACGGTTTCGATTccagattgacacccttaggctTGGGTGTTCAAAAACCCAACCTAACCTTGGGTCAGGCCCGACTTGACCTGAGCCCCAAAAGAACTCTGGGCTGGGCTTAGATTTTAAATACCGGGCCAAACCCAACCCGTGTTTGCCTACACAAATTTTACCAGCTAGCTCAACAAGCATGGTATGAGTGGGACATTTTTATCCTCCACCCTCTAAATTTTTCCTCCATCGCCTGTCTTAACTCTTAACCTCCCTCACGGGGAGAGTAAGGGTAAAGAAACTTGACCCCAGTAAATTGTAGAATGAAGAGAGGGGAACCATGGCTGTGCATGGTGTACGTTCGTgctttcaaccgttggatgatATGATCACGTATTTTTCATCTCCATCCCATGGTTGCTAGGCACGGTCTTGCACCACACACAACCGTGCACGAAGTAGAAAAATTCATTAAGAACCTTCTTAGAAAGGAATTCTGACTAATTCAGTCGTTGAGATGccgttttagggttttagactTCACTAGGGTTTAGTTGTTTTGGCTTGCAGCCTTGCattgaatttagggtttctggttTGGCAGCTTTTCAGATTTATATTCTTTACAATTCTTTCCCGCCGACTCATTCCGAGGAGGCTCTGAAGTTTTTTGTTCATAGGAACTGGATCTTAATTTTGTGTGAGTGGGTAATTCACTCATTGATATTATTTGGTGTTTTCTGGTCAAATAATAAATCTTCATCTAATGTTGTTTCACTGGCATTCCGATTTGTCCATCTTGGTTATCTGATTCTTCCGAACAAAACTGGTTTAAAGCCCTAACATCGGCAAGTATGAGTGTTCCTGCTCCTCCCCGTCCGTTCTGTCCACTGCCATCATTCCCTGTAAGCGGTGAACCTGTTGGATTCTGGCCTCAAATCCCTTTTGACAACGAACAAGCCCAACCTGCTTTTGGTGCCGATTGGACACCGCCATTCAAGAAGCCCAGAAACTTCGAAGATAACCGCTCGAATTCCTTTTCAAACCCACCTGGAAATCCAAGAATGCCGCCTCCGCCAGCGTTGAACCCTCCTGTTTGTAGGGGCGTAAACAGGATGTTTTTCAAGACCCGTCCTTGCGCAAAATTCTTTACTGGGGCCTGTCCTTATGGGGACAACTGCAATTTTGTCCATGGGCCTGACGATTTGAGGAAGCCTCCACCCAACTGGCAGGAAATACTTGCTGCCAGAGCCCgtgaggaagaaagagccgCTGGGCTTTGGGATGAAGATCAGAGAATAATCACTAGGCTCAAGCTCTGCAAGAAGTACTGTAATGGGGAGGAGTGCCCATATAGGGATAGATGTAATTTTCTTCACGAAGATCCAGCCAAGTTCAGGGACGATCCTGGGAGATTTAGGGAGAGTTCTGCAATCAGCATTGGGACTACAGGATCTCCTGTGAATAATGGAAGTGGGTCTGACCATCCACAGGAAAGTAATGGGTTTGTGAATTCCGGTTCTGATGTTAATCGGATCAATGTGAAGCCTTTTTGGAAGACAAGAATCTGTTCCAGGTGGGAGATCTCTGCGACCTGCCCCTTTGGTGATAAATGTCACTTTGCTCATGGGCAAGCAGGTATTCTTGCGGCAACCAAGCTTTCTGTTTTTCTGCTTtgatggtttttcttttttcctattcGTTGTGTTTGTTTGACTTCTGCTTATTGTATACCCATTTCGCCTTATTGATTTTGTGTTGCTTGTATGATAAGAGtatttttcaccaaaaataatTTCAATCCAATCAACCACTAGACCAGGAAGATATTGACGGAGAAATTGGTTATCAGGGACCGTATTTCTGCATGACTTGTATTGCTTCTTAACCTTGTTGTTAGTTGAAGAGTCTCCAGGGCAGGAAATTCTTCGACTCCTCACTGCTATTTTTCAATCACTTGGAGGTAACTAAAGCATGTTTGGAAGCACTCCTGAGCAGGGTtataggtatcggtattggtgcCCATGTTGGTTACCGCTGATACGATACAGAGACCTGTATTGGGCATAAATTCAAATAACTACCACTTTTTTTTGGTCTCTTCGGAGACATCCAATAAAAAAACTACCACTTTTTTGCCAATACTACCTATccgtatcaatatcgtatcatTATCAGCAATACCAATATGTATCGGGATTCTGATACCTTGATCCATGCTCCTGAGTGATTCTTCAAAGAAGCACTTTGATGAGCTATGCTAGGAGGACTCCAGGGTCAGCTGTGTAGAGGAATCACAAcccccctcttccccccccccccctccccaactaGAATTGATTGGTATCCCCTGATTTCATTGCCTTCTTTTCAGGAACTTTCAATTCCATGAAGTCCAGTCCAGGGTGGGGGCCTCAAGATGGCTCACAGTGGGATCCCCTAGACAATTTCCTTCTTTGATCCGTACAAGTGATTGTTATAGTAACCAACTTACTGTAAATGATGGCTTACAGAATGAGCAAGTGATTCTTACAATGAAATGCAAGATGAGAAGCAAAAAGATTTTGCTTCGGAAGAGCAAAAATCAAAGGTTGGCTTTATAGAATCACATTAGTGCCAAATTACTCCAGATAATCGGTACTCCTTGGAGTCACTCTGTTAGTCTGGAAGAGTCTCAGTTGGAGCAAAGTCTGTCCAACAAAAGCTCTTGTTTCCACTTAAGCCTTCAGTTTTAATTGAACCTGGAATAGCTAATGAAACATCTCTTTCACAGTCTCTAAAATAATAGGTATGGCTGCTAAAGCCCTTAAATTTGATTagaaattatttctaaaatgtTAGTAATCCAGAGAACAATCAACAAATAATCTTATCTATTGTTTAGGCTTCATCCTACAGTTATAACATCAGCCATTTCCCATGCAATACTGGCCCCTTCATGTCCTTGTGAATttgctccttttcttttttttttgggtcaaaataTGATAAATTAATAGTTATGGAGGAAATTCTAGTAAATCATCGTCAAGATAGCTTGATTTATGATGCCTTTCATACATAGTATGTTGTAATACTTAGCTAATTGTCTGTTGTAGTTCTATGTAGTTTTCACAGAAGAATCATTTTCAGTATCATGTAGTTTGCACTTATGTCAAGGAAACTATTCATTACTAATTATATTGGCTGATGACTTGATCACAGAACTGCAGAAGATTGGAGGCCACATTGAAGCAGAAGTAGGGAATGTTTACACAGCTCCCATAAAACCTCTTATGAATTCCAATTATGATGTATCACCCACTAATACAGGGGTGGGAACTTGTAAGCAGCAAGTGCAAGGTAAGAAGTGTCTGCTGAACTGGAGAGCTGAGAAGATCAGTCGCATTTATGCTGATTGGATTGATGATGTGCCGCTTGTTCGCAATTCGCCTAGCAAAGTGGAGAGCTGATTCTAGAGTAGAAGTTTTGCTGGAACTTGAAATTTAGAGTTCTAGTATCATACCCTTTTTCTCTAGTAGATTAGGCAAATTAGTATGGGTTTTACTTTTCTTTGTGCGTTGGGTCTTGCTTGAGGTCTGGAAGGATGAGTCGCAATTTTTTCTTCGTTTGATCTATTAGTGGGTTGATTAGTctcattttgattctttttgaaCAAATCATTGAA
This window encodes:
- the LOC122651483 gene encoding zinc finger CCCH domain-containing protein 39-like, with amino-acid sequence MSVPAPPRPFCPLPSFPVSGEPVGFWPQIPFDNEQAQPAFGADWTPPFKKPRNFEDNRSNSFSNPPGNPRMPPPPALNPPVCRGVNRMFFKTRPCAKFFTGACPYGDNCNFVHGPDDLRKPPPNWQEILAARAREEERAAGLWDEDQRIITRLKLCKKYCNGEECPYRDRCNFLHEDPAKFRDDPGRFRESSAISIGTTGSPVNNGSGSDHPQESNGFVNSGSDVNRINVKPFWKTRICSRWEISATCPFGDKCHFAHGQAELQKIGGHIEAEVGNVYTAPIKPLMNSNYDVSPTNTGVGTCKQQVQGKKCLLNWRAEKISRIYADWIDDVPLVRNSPSKVES